A single region of the Triticum dicoccoides isolate Atlit2015 ecotype Zavitan chromosome 2B, WEW_v2.0, whole genome shotgun sequence genome encodes:
- the LOC119365114 gene encoding uncharacterized protein LOC119365114 yields MTRKKKGARGRRPRREAGDEWWPRRYADEEWPHLVDMVLSWSLEDVMDEGLFKNKLKRIPSIFNDIKSYLGSYTSPLLEELRADMSSSLEAISTESFVKVAWIEQTNYSAVYNIAFEDSQNTKSWNKPESNGRSVGDIIILADVKPENISDITCNGRPYCIAFITDGADEDDDSPPASYAITASGKIDAADEVSEDGKRSPLFAAHLLNIVTYIRIWRCLDYTTVRRNPNLIQEMVHYPRVANILPKNTKGVASIDSMEIWSELSTMNLNNSQNDAILNCISAMLSNSSSSLSLIWGPPGTGKTKTITVLLWLMRKLKHGTLTCAPTNLAVKQVASCFLRLSKENPLDTSCLGDVLLFGNKHRMCVEDDLKEIYLHDRVRKLLVCFAPLTGWRHCLSSMYDFLENGCSQYLRYSEEQKEENKPSFLHYTRKKLDVIYPELRRCFKQLLFHVPKSCILEVNYNNIISLLELLEDFNTLQRKTTGVEIKEVFLYKDVPRKSSMGILPKTVITIGKTKIKCLELLKMLLSCLKLPITSSKRTIREFCMESASIIFCTVSSSSKVTSNKKLELLVVDEAAQLKECETLIPLRLPALKHAILIGDECQLPATVVSKVCKDALFGRSLFARLSSLGHEKYLLNMQYRMHPSISIFPNSSFYGGQLLDAPSVMQKEHQKKYLPGSMFGTYSFFNIEDSWEDVDELGHSRKNVVEVTIIQEILQNLRRACSKTMKKVTVGVICPYSAQVLAIQEKLRKMKFGPLSVKISSVDGFQGGEEDIIILSTVRSNSDGVVGFVSDQQRTNVALTRARHCLWILGNAATLSRSGSIWADLVRNAKERQCFFNAKSDGAISRVIAKHESELSSVKDKSVTPLQVKNNTVRVQAPSRTRKGQKRQRHPYLKCGPSHAGSRQRGSVASGPDPHRRKDKGIVEDLIASFSSLRLR; encoded by the exons ATGACCAGGAAGAAGAAGGGCGCTCGTGGTCGTCGGCCGAGGAGGGAAGCCGGCGACGAATGGTGGCCGAGGAGGTACGCCGACGAGGAGTGGCCGCACCTCGTCGACATGGTGCTGTCTTGGAGCCTCGAGGACGTCATGGACGAGGGTCTCTTCAAGAACAAG CTGAAAAGGATACCGTCCAtattcaatgatatcaagagctactTAGGATCCTACACATCTCcactgttggaggagttgcgagctGACATGTCGTCCAGCTTGGAAGCCATCTCCACTGAGTCTTTTGTCAAAGTAGCATGGATCGAGCAAACAAACTATAGTGCAGTTTATAACATTGCTTTTGAGGATTCTCAGAATACAAAGTCTTGGAACAAACCTGAAAGCAATGGTCGAAGTGTTGGTGATATCATTATCCTGGCTGATGTGAAGCCAGAAAACATATCTGATATTACTTGCAATGGAAGGCCGTACTGTATTGCCTTCATtactgatggagcggatgaagatgatgactcaCCTCCAGCCAGCTATGCGATAACAGCATCAGGAAAAATTGATGCTGCAGACGAGGTCAGTGAAGATGGGAAGAGGAGCCCACTTTTTGCAGCTCATTTGCTGAATATCGTGACCTACATCCGCATATGGCGCTGCCTTGACTACACAACAGTCAGGAGAAACCCAAACCTCATACAGGAGATGGTACACTATCCACGG GTTGCAAATATTCTCCCAAAAAATACAAAGGGTGTTGCTTCAATCGACAGCATGGAAATATGGAGTGAATTGTCTACAATGAATCTTAACAACTCACAAAATGATGCCATCCTGAACTGCATTTCAGCAATGCtctccaacagcagcagcagtttaAGCCTTATCTGGGGACCTCCTGGCACAGGAAAGACTAAAACAATCACTGTACTCTTGTGGTTAATGAGGAAACTGAAACATGGTACACTTACATGTGCACCGACAAACCTTGCTGTTAAACAAGTTGCTTCATGTTTCTTAAGGTTGAGCAAAGAGAACCCTCTGGATACAAGTTGCTTAGGAGATGTTCTGTTGTTTGGCAATAAACATCGCATGTGTGTTGAAGATGATTTGAAAGAGATTTACTTACATGATCGTGTAAGGAAGCTTCTTGTTTGCTTTGCACCATTGACTGGATGGAGACATTGTCTGTCTTCCATGTACGATTTTCTTGAGAATGGTTGCTCCCAGTACCTTCGATAttctgaagaacaaaaggaggagaaTAAACCTTCCTTTTTGCATTACACCAGGAAAAAACTTGATGTTATTTATCCTGAGCTCCGAAGATGCTTCAAACAGCTACTATTTCATGTCCCAAAATCTTGTATTTTGGAGGTGAATTACAATAACATCATTTCACTTCTCGAACTGCTTGAAGATTTCAATACACTCCAGAGGAAAACTACCGGGGTTGAGATAAAGGAAGTTTTCTTATATAAAGATGTTCCAAGGAAATCCAGCATGGGCATTCTTCCCAAGACAGTGATAACCATCGGCAAAACCAAAATTAAATGCCTTGAGCTGCTAAAGATGCTATTAAGTTGCTTGAAACTTCCTATAACATCCTCCAAACGCACCATCCGAGAATTCTGTATGGAAAGTGCCAGCATAATTTTCTGCACTGTTTCTAGCTCTTCCAAAGTAACAAGCAATAAAAAACTAGAGTTGCTTGTTGTCGATGAGGCTGCTCAGTTGAAAGAATGTGAAACATTGATCCCTTTGCGTTTGCCTGCATTGAAGCATGCTATCCTCATTGGTGATGAGTGTCAACTACCAGCAACAGTTGTTAGTAAG GTTTGCAAGGATGCATTATTTGGGAGAAGTCTCTTTGCGAGGTTGAGTTCACTGGGACATGAAAAATATCTGCTTAACATGCAATACAGAATGCATCCATCCATTAGCATTTTTCCAAACAGCAGCTTCTATGGCGGGCAACTCTTGGATGCTCCTAGTGTCATGCAAAAAGAACACCAAAAGAAGTATCTTCCAGGTTCTATGTTTGGTACTTACTCTTTCTTCAATATTGAAGATAGTTGGGAGGATGTAGATGAACTTGGTCATAGCAGGAAGAACGTGGTTGAAGTTACCATTATCCAGGAAATCTTGCAAAATCTTCGAAGAG CTTGTTCTAAGACTATGAAGAAGGTCACAGTTGGTGTCATATGCCCATACTCTGctcaagttctagcaattcaagaaAAACTGAGGAAAATGAAGTTTGGCCCCTTGTCAGTAAAAATTAGTTCTGTTGATGGCTTCCAAGGTGGCGAGGAAGACATAATCATTTTATCAACTGTCAGGTCCAACTCTGATGGAGTGGTAGGATTTGTTTCAGATCAACAACGTACAAACGTAGCTTTGACAAGAGCAAG ACATTGCCTTTGGATTTTGGGAAATGCTGCAACCCTATCCAGGAGTGGTTCTATCTGGGCAGATCTAGTGCGCAATGCCAAGGAACGGCAGTGTTTCTTCAATGCAAAAAGTGATGGGGCTATTTCTCGTGTGATTGCTAAGCATGAGAGTGAGCTCAGTTCAGTTAAAGACAAAAGTGTTACACCTTTACAAGTTAAAAATAACACTGTTCGG GTTCAGGCACCATCTCGAACTCGTAAGGGGCAGAAACGTCAACGACACCCTTATTTGAAATGTGGTCCATCTCACGCTGGGAGTCGTCAACGAGGCAGTGTCGCCTCCGGTCCCGATCCACATCGCCGAAAGGATAAAGGGATCGTTGAAGATCTCATTGCTTCCTTCAGCAGTCTTAGACTCCGTTGA